From a region of the Lactuca sativa cultivar Salinas chromosome 4, Lsat_Salinas_v11, whole genome shotgun sequence genome:
- the LOC111899738 gene encoding uncharacterized protein LOC111899738 — protein sequence MRKRKFAFIAPSSSSSVGGSVPKSARMERLKKKMLTPSSSGSNAKKEELCDCQLPIRICTSKTKDNPNKKFKVCPNSLKLGKKCKYWEQIDEAVTGNPDLEQELEAVKEDVACLKKKFQELKNKAHNYKVEISCNII from the exons ATGCGAAAGCGGAAGTTTGCTTTTATTGCGCCTTCTTCGTCTTCCTCTGTTGGTGGGTCCGTTCCCAAATCTGCTAGAATGGAAAGATTGAAG aagaagatgttgaCTCCCAGTTCATCTGGTTCCAACGCAAAGAAAGAGGAGTTATGTGATTGTCAACTCCCAATTCGAATATGCACATCCAAGACTAAAGACAACCCTAACAAAAAGTTCAAAGTTTGCCCTAATTCTCTG AAACTAGGTAAGAAGTGTAAGTATTGGGAACAGATTGATGAAGCTGTGACTGGGAATCCGGATTTAGAACAAGAACTTGAAGCAGTTAAAGAGGATGTTGCATGTTTGAAGAAAAAATTTCAAGAGCTGAAGAATAAAGCACATAATTATAAGGTTGAAATCAGTTGTAATATTATATGA